A single window of Methanoculleus oceani DNA harbors:
- a CDS encoding nucleotidyltransferase family protein codes for MAAQVRREKKNEFVAKLEEVLPLLRERFGVAKIGIFGSTARGEERPDSDVDVLVEFAPGQTTFRNFMELAFYLEELFGRRVDLVTEQGLSRYLRPYVEQEVVWCDA; via the coding sequence ATGGCTGCTCAGGTGCGCCGGGAAAAGAAGAACGAGTTCGTCGCGAAGCTCGAAGAAGTGCTCCCGCTGCTCCGGGAGCGGTTCGGCGTCGCGAAGATCGGCATCTTCGGGTCTACAGCCCGGGGAGAGGAGCGGCCTGACAGCGATGTGGATGTGCTGGTCGAGTTTGCGCCGGGGCAGACGACGTTTCGGAACTTCATGGAACTTGCCTTTTATCTGGAGGAACTTTTCGGGCGCCGGGTGGACCTCGTCACCGAACAGGGGCTCAGCCGATACCTGCGGCCCTATGTCGAACAGGAGGTTGTCTGGTGTGATGCGTGA
- a CDS encoding ATP-binding protein, whose translation MVSADSSTGLVSQGPNWQMLAAAPVLLLALVVAAQSFVNIPFDFVAPFQAALNVLPNMGSVLLAVLVAWGTMKTGRLQLVWMGSGILVLGLAILLANLVGTPISLNNGVQIQNLGAVLAGALHLVGALLAVFSIGLARPDPRQRAVALAAGYGGSIAAVTLIVIASTAGVIPVFFIPGEGGTAIRQVVITLAAGLFAAAALVVFINYIRSRSSFQYLYGLALALLALGQIAYLLTLSRGDLMAWAGRAGQWGASLYFLLALLLILRLSGGRTADVHYVLDHIFPPSSKGYRFLIESSPDAIIGLDAGGNVLVWNAAAESILGYSSREVVGRPIRDLESNPVPEGSGTQEPGEIFFRRRDGREMWLEVSVAHYTVRGSPITTVNIRDVTDRKQAEEERRQLYEKLEDAHREANLYLDIMTHDIRNANTVTTMYADLMVEILEGEPGAYAEKLRGSVEKSNEILRNVATIRRLQEEPSLLVPVNLDTVVRKEIETFPGASIRYEGAPAEVRADGLLSEVFANLIGNAVKFGGPDVEVTIRVSELDGEVEVSVEDTGPGVPDDVKERLFRRLERGKARGPGKGLGLFISRMLIERYGGEIRVEDRVPGHPEEGAAFRFTLRKSTQDG comes from the coding sequence ATGGTTTCAGCGGACAGCAGCACCGGACTCGTGAGCCAGGGGCCCAACTGGCAGATGCTTGCCGCCGCACCCGTCCTTCTGCTGGCACTGGTCGTTGCGGCCCAGTCCTTCGTGAATATTCCGTTTGATTTCGTTGCTCCCTTCCAGGCGGCACTCAATGTCCTCCCGAACATGGGTTCCGTGCTCCTGGCCGTTCTGGTGGCATGGGGCACGATGAAGACCGGGCGGCTGCAGCTTGTCTGGATGGGATCCGGCATTCTCGTGCTGGGCCTGGCCATTCTGCTTGCGAACCTGGTCGGGACCCCGATCAGCCTGAACAACGGGGTGCAGATCCAGAATCTCGGTGCCGTTCTCGCCGGTGCCCTGCATCTCGTCGGCGCTCTGCTCGCCGTCTTCTCGATCGGACTCGCCAGGCCCGATCCGCGACAACGGGCGGTTGCACTCGCAGCGGGCTACGGCGGCAGCATAGCGGCGGTCACCCTGATCGTCATCGCGAGCACGGCCGGGGTGATTCCCGTATTCTTCATCCCGGGAGAGGGAGGGACCGCGATCCGACAGGTGGTCATCACCCTCGCTGCGGGTCTCTTTGCCGCTGCTGCGCTGGTGGTATTTATAAACTATATTCGTTCGCGTTCGTCGTTCCAGTACCTATACGGTCTGGCGCTGGCTCTTCTCGCCCTCGGCCAGATCGCGTACCTGCTCACCCTGTCCCGCGGCGACCTCATGGCCTGGGCAGGCAGGGCAGGGCAGTGGGGTGCCTCCCTGTACTTCCTGCTGGCCCTGCTCCTGATCCTCCGCCTTTCGGGCGGCCGCACGGCGGACGTTCATTACGTGCTGGACCACATCTTTCCTCCCTCCAGCAAAGGCTACAGGTTCCTGATCGAGTCGTCCCCCGACGCAATCATCGGCCTGGACGCGGGAGGAAACGTGCTGGTATGGAATGCTGCCGCCGAGAGCATACTCGGCTACAGCAGCAGGGAGGTCGTAGGGAGGCCTATCAGGGATCTGGAAAGCAACCCGGTCCCGGAAGGTTCCGGCACGCAGGAGCCAGGGGAGATATTTTTCCGGCGCCGGGACGGCAGAGAGATGTGGCTTGAGGTCTCGGTGGCGCATTACACCGTCCGCGGGAGTCCGATCACCACCGTCAATATCAGGGACGTCACCGATCGGAAGCAGGCGGAAGAGGAGCGAAGACAACTTTACGAGAAACTTGAGGATGCGCACCGTGAGGCGAACCTGTATCTCGACATCATGACCCATGACATCAGGAACGCCAACACCGTCACGACGATGTACGCAGATCTCATGGTCGAGATACTGGAGGGCGAGCCGGGTGCGTATGCAGAGAAATTGCGCGGCAGTGTCGAGAAGAGCAATGAAATTCTCCGGAATGTCGCCACCATCAGGCGGCTTCAGGAGGAGCCGTCCCTGCTTGTTCCGGTGAACCTCGATACCGTCGTCCGAAAGGAGATCGAGACCTTCCCCGGGGCATCGATCCGGTACGAGGGCGCGCCGGCCGAGGTGAGGGCGGACGGACTCCTCTCCGAGGTCTTTGCGAACCTCATCGGCAACGCTGTCAAGTTCGGTGGACCGGACGTCGAGGTAACCATCCGGGTCAGCGAGCTGGACGGGGAGGTCGAGGTCTCGGTCGAGGACACCGGTCCCGGTGTTCCGGACGACGTGAAGGAGAGACTCTTCCGCCGGCTGGAGCGCGGAAAAGCCAGAGGTCCGGGCAAGGGGCTTGGACTCTTCATCTCCCGGATGCTCATCGAGCGCTACGGCGGGGAGATCCGGGTCGAGGACCGGGTGCCCGGCCATCCGGAGGAGGGCGCTGCGTTCCGGTTCACGCTCAGGAAAAGCACGCAGGATGGGTGA
- a CDS encoding HepT-like ribonuclease domain-containing protein, whose translation MRDELFLRHILDEIVLLREIGRDLTYEDLLRDPVRQHAIVRAIEIIGEATKNISEHQKEQHPEIPWKLMAGSRDKLIHAYFEVDWRIVWAILETEIPVLEPKVQAILLALDASNQE comes from the coding sequence ATGCGTGATGAACTCTTCCTCCGTCATATCCTTGATGAGATCGTGCTTCTCCGCGAGATCGGTAGAGATCTGACATACGAGGACCTGCTTCGTGACCCGGTGCGGCAGCATGCGATCGTCCGGGCGATCGAGATCATCGGAGAGGCCACGAAGAACATCTCCGAGCACCAAAAAGAGCAGCATCCGGAGATTCCCTGGAAGCTGATGGCCGGGTCGCGGGATAAACTGATTCACGCATATTTCGAGGTAGATTGGAGGATCGTCTGGGCTATTCTGGAGACCGAGATCCCGGTTCTCGAACCGAAGGTTCAGGCAATCCTGCTCGCTCTTGACGCATCAAACCAGGAATGA
- a CDS encoding acetyl-CoA carboxylase biotin carboxylase subunit: MKYFDKILIANRGEIAIRVMRACRELGIDTVAIYSEPDSNALHVKYADEAFCVGEAHPSRSYLNKERICDVARKTGAEAIHPGYGFLAENAGFAKLVEDEGLTFIGPSWKTIEALGSKIGSKRMMREAGVPVLPGTPEGVTSVDAAKKVAAEIGYPVIVKASAGGGGIGMHIAENEGELEEAIDKGRRIAQSAFGDPTIFVEKYLTKPRHIEIQVLADAKGHTVHLYDRECSIQRRHQKLLEEAPCPIMTPALREQMTASAVAAAKAANYKNAGTVEFLYANGNYYFMEVNTRLQVEHTITEFITGVDIVKQQIAVAAGEDLAMDQDDIRIRGHAIECRINAEDPLNNFAADPGKIVRYRSPGGPGIRVDSGIHMGYTIPAHYDSMISKLCAWGSNREEAIQRMRRAIYEYVILGVKTTLPLHYAIMHNAHFIAGDTHTHFLQEEHIATSLRRYLHEEEARMQTLADSLRQGKHVAAITAAVDVYIRKNSK, encoded by the coding sequence ATGAAATACTTTGACAAGATCCTGATTGCCAACCGTGGCGAGATCGCCATCCGGGTCATGCGGGCCTGCCGGGAGCTGGGGATCGACACGGTCGCGATCTACTCAGAGCCGGACAGCAACGCGCTCCACGTCAAGTACGCCGACGAGGCGTTCTGTGTCGGGGAGGCGCACCCGTCCAGGAGTTACCTCAACAAGGAGCGGATCTGCGATGTGGCGAGGAAGACCGGGGCCGAGGCGATCCACCCGGGCTACGGGTTCCTCGCCGAGAACGCCGGGTTCGCGAAACTGGTCGAGGACGAGGGCCTGACGTTCATCGGGCCGTCGTGGAAGACGATCGAGGCGCTGGGCTCGAAGATCGGGTCGAAGCGGATGATGCGCGAGGCGGGCGTCCCGGTCCTCCCCGGAACGCCGGAGGGTGTCACGAGCGTCGATGCGGCGAAGAAGGTCGCCGCGGAGATCGGCTACCCGGTGATCGTGAAGGCGAGCGCGGGCGGCGGCGGTATCGGGATGCATATCGCCGAGAACGAGGGAGAGCTCGAGGAGGCGATCGACAAGGGCAGGCGGATTGCCCAGTCCGCTTTCGGGGACCCGACGATCTTCGTCGAGAAGTACCTCACGAAGCCGCGCCACATCGAGATCCAGGTCCTTGCCGACGCGAAGGGGCACACCGTCCACCTCTACGACCGCGAGTGCTCCATCCAGCGCCGGCACCAGAAGCTCCTCGAGGAGGCGCCCTGCCCGATCATGACGCCCGCTCTCCGGGAGCAGATGACGGCGTCGGCCGTCGCCGCGGCAAAGGCGGCAAACTACAAGAACGCCGGCACGGTAGAGTTCCTCTACGCGAACGGCAACTATTACTTCATGGAGGTGAACACCCGGCTGCAGGTGGAGCACACCATCACGGAGTTCATCACGGGGGTCGATATCGTGAAGCAGCAGATCGCCGTCGCGGCCGGCGAGGACCTCGCGATGGACCAGGACGATATCAGAATCCGGGGGCACGCGATCGAGTGCCGGATCAACGCGGAGGATCCGCTGAACAACTTCGCCGCCGATCCGGGCAAGATCGTCCGCTACCGCTCCCCGGGCGGCCCGGGAATCCGGGTCGACTCCGGCATCCACATGGGCTACACCATCCCGGCGCACTACGACTCGATGATCTCGAAGCTCTGCGCCTGGGGCTCCAACCGCGAGGAGGCGATCCAGCGGATGCGCCGGGCCATCTACGAGTACGTCATCCTGGGCGTGAAGACGACGCTCCCGCTCCACTACGCGATCATGCACAACGCCCACTTCATCGCCGGCGACACCCACACGCACTTCCTGCAGGAGGAGCACATCGCGACGAGCCTGCGCCGCTATCTCCACGAGGAGGAGGCGCGTATGCAGACGCTGGCCGACTCGCTCCGCCAGGGAAAGCACGTGGCGGCGATCACGGCGGCGGTCGACGTCTATATCCGGAAAAACTCGAAGTAA
- a CDS encoding type II toxin-antitoxin system HicB family antitoxin — MRTFTAVLYREENMYVAECPEVGTVSQGRTVEEAVANLKEATELYLEEAPPLRREARAPVTGCTDFPLEDGRRPIITTFEVAEGARA; from the coding sequence ATGAGGACGTTCACGGCCGTGCTCTACAGGGAAGAGAACATGTACGTAGCGGAGTGCCCGGAGGTCGGCACCGTCAGCCAGGGCAGGACGGTGGAGGAGGCGGTGGCCAACCTGAAGGAGGCTACGGAGCTGTACTTAGAGGAAGCCCCACCCCTCCGGCGTGAGGCTCGTGCACCCGTCACCGGATGCACAGATTTCCCGCTGGAAGACGGGAGAAGGCCGATCATCACGACGTTCGAGGTGGCCGAGGGTGCCCGGGCATAA
- a CDS encoding HFX_2341 family transcriptional regulator domain-containing protein → MAGMEKIVHIIPLGHEYDRAVKPFEDSSADRVYILTRWHDPSAAMKMVDDQRYYASKVKEALEKREIDVKCESVNLFDFLEVTKSISKIIVKEKAEGNRIRMNMSAAGRLTSVAATLVGMHHDVQVYYVHADNYPDDPDERQKHGLSVCDSNKIAYLTNLKFDMPDPIGMNILAFLCEKGKKVNTRELLGRLKELQVEGFQELFYDDIDLVDDDKRKNSQYGAIVEKRTRQSRQLMKLNKTILEKLETRGYIRREKIGRNVYISITDTGTYVAYLSGLVD, encoded by the coding sequence ATGGCGGGGATGGAAAAAATCGTCCATATTATTCCGCTCGGTCATGAGTATGACCGGGCAGTGAAACCTTTTGAGGATAGTAGCGCAGATCGGGTGTATATCCTCACTCGATGGCACGATCCTTCTGCTGCAATGAAAATGGTTGATGACCAGCGCTACTACGCGAGCAAAGTGAAAGAGGCCCTAGAAAAAAGAGAAATTGACGTAAAATGCGAATCGGTAAATTTATTCGACTTCCTTGAAGTAACAAAGAGCATTTCGAAAATTATTGTTAAGGAAAAGGCCGAAGGGAACAGGATCCGAATGAATATGTCTGCAGCGGGCCGCTTGACTTCCGTAGCTGCAACGCTCGTTGGCATGCATCATGATGTGCAGGTTTACTACGTCCATGCTGATAATTACCCTGATGATCCAGATGAACGGCAAAAGCATGGTCTCAGCGTCTGTGATAGTAATAAGATCGCTTACTTGACCAACCTGAAATTCGACATGCCGGATCCCATTGGTATGAATATACTGGCTTTTCTTTGTGAAAAAGGAAAAAAGGTCAATACACGGGAGTTACTGGGCAGATTAAAAGAGTTGCAGGTAGAGGGATTTCAAGAATTGTTTTACGACGATATCGATCTGGTCGATGACGATAAACGTAAGAATAGCCAATATGGAGCAATCGTTGAAAAAAGAACTCGTCAAAGTCGTCAGTTAATGAAACTGAATAAAACAATCCTTGAAAAATTAGAGACGCGAGGATATATTAGACGCGAAAAGATTGGGAGAAATGTGTATATCTCGATTACTGACACTGGAACATATGTCGCTTATCTAAGTGGATTGGTGGACTGA
- a CDS encoding DNA adenine methylase, giving the protein MIETNARPFLKWAGGKTQLLNEFARRIPKELKNGEISTFIEPFVGGGAVFFHFNSVFSFKECHIFDINEELILAYSVVKRNVEDLIEYLCDLTEEFLSKDDEGRKEYFYSIRDEFNQTKSSINFKNYGKAWIPRAGQLIFLNKTCFNGLFRVNSQGEFNVPFGQHKNPKIVYPDVLRADAQILQNTKIHLGDFAKSSQYINNNSFVYFDPPYRPLSNTASFTQYSKDGFDDVEQQRLAEFFAKCDAKRAKLMLSNSDPKNINSNDNFFDTLYGKFNIQRVPARRMINSDASKRGEINEIIVTNY; this is encoded by the coding sequence ATGATTGAGACCAATGCAAGGCCTTTCCTCAAGTGGGCAGGCGGGAAGACCCAATTACTCAACGAATTCGCAAGACGAATTCCAAAGGAACTTAAAAATGGTGAAATATCCACATTTATAGAACCCTTTGTTGGTGGAGGAGCAGTATTCTTTCATTTTAACAGTGTATTCTCCTTTAAAGAATGCCATATCTTTGATATTAACGAAGAGCTGATTCTCGCATACAGTGTCGTCAAAAGAAACGTCGAGGATCTCATCGAATATCTCTGTGATCTCACAGAAGAATTCTTATCAAAAGACGATGAAGGGAGAAAAGAATACTTCTACTCCATCCGCGATGAATTCAATCAGACAAAGTCGAGTATTAACTTTAAAAATTATGGCAAAGCGTGGATTCCAAGAGCAGGTCAGCTAATTTTTTTGAATAAAACCTGTTTTAATGGCCTATTCAGAGTAAATTCTCAGGGCGAATTCAACGTCCCCTTTGGACAGCATAAAAACCCGAAAATTGTTTATCCAGATGTGTTGAGAGCAGATGCTCAAATTCTGCAAAACACGAAAATTCACCTCGGTGATTTCGCGAAGTCATCTCAATACATCAACAATAATTCATTTGTCTATTTTGATCCCCCTTATCGACCTCTAAGTAATACTGCTTCATTTACCCAGTATTCAAAGGATGGATTTGATGACGTGGAGCAGCAACGGCTCGCAGAATTTTTTGCAAAGTGTGACGCAAAGCGAGCAAAATTGATGCTAAGCAACTCAGATCCTAAAAATATCAATTCTAATGACAATTTCTTTGATACCCTCTATGGGAAGTTCAACATTCAACGCGTCCCTGCAAGGAGGATGATTAATTCAGACGCGAGTAAGCGGGGAGAAATCAATGAAATTATCGTCACAAACTACTAA
- a CDS encoding diphthine--ammonia ligase, whose amino-acid sequence MKLGVLFSGGKDSIFACWKAMQQEEVVCLITVVSRNPESYMFHTPNIRLAALQAGAAGLPLVEVETAGEKETELQDLKRALLAARERFGIEGVVTGAVLSVYQAARVQRVCRELGLWSFNPLWLADQEAYMEELIDAGFRVIIAGVFSCPFDASWLGREIDRRALDELREIARKYQITLIGEGGEFETFVVDAPFFVQRIAIEEASKVYRNYNGVLRIERAGLVAK is encoded by the coding sequence ATGAAACTCGGTGTGCTCTTCTCCGGCGGGAAAGACTCCATATTCGCCTGCTGGAAGGCGATGCAGCAGGAAGAAGTCGTCTGCCTGATCACGGTCGTCTCCAGGAATCCCGAGAGTTACATGTTCCACACCCCGAACATCCGCCTCGCCGCACTGCAGGCCGGGGCGGCGGGGCTTCCCCTCGTGGAGGTGGAGACGGCAGGCGAGAAGGAGACGGAACTCCAGGACCTGAAGCGGGCCCTCCTCGCCGCCAGGGAGCGGTTCGGGATCGAAGGAGTCGTCACCGGGGCGGTCCTCTCGGTCTACCAGGCGGCACGGGTCCAGCGGGTCTGCCGCGAACTGGGCCTCTGGTCGTTCAACCCGCTCTGGCTCGCGGACCAGGAGGCGTACATGGAGGAACTCATCGACGCAGGGTTCCGGGTCATCATCGCGGGCGTCTTCTCCTGCCCCTTCGACGCGTCCTGGCTCGGGAGGGAGATCGACCGCCGCGCCCTCGACGAACTCCGGGAGATCGCCCGGAAGTACCAGATCACCCTGATCGGGGAAGGAGGGGAGTTCGAGACGTTCGTCGTCGACGCCCCCTTCTTCGTTCAAAGGATCGCGATCGAGGAGGCATCCAAGGTCTACCGGAACTACAACGGCGTCCTCCGGATCGAGCGGGCGGGGCTGGTGGCAAAATGA
- a CDS encoding type II restriction enzyme has protein sequence MTTKGDEAWNKVFQSLNLLNTIESEGFVQISATTLKEIGQREPRLMAKQDTLNSRPEIFKRQHLSILPIKNGEYIIYRDNKGQSYFKYDSSFYGIPIEIYDPCPDSEILESLSIGSISSEFQAIDYANLVSLLKTFTNESQLYLTIRGKLRSGNFNLHLPDNDKQIEVDGVQIEVDSGYEGNNGIYLIEAKIGKRDDFHIRQLYYPWKDWSQKTDKPIIPIFFVYSNGIFYLTKFRFGKDFGDLQILESRSFSIDEDPVLSVNFEELMDSIVVDTSESESVPFPQANDLDKIIDIITSFSEDLKTKEQISEYFEFDERQGDYYANAAIYLGLLSRDTDNYGSFALTDLGKAMKRCSNRRCRNRQLLTQLLKRSSFRSTILLVKRLGFNPTNIDLDDVARIIRDNSPRYNHTTSRRRASTVKSWMKWICENIRFE, from the coding sequence ATGACCACAAAGGGCGACGAGGCCTGGAATAAAGTTTTTCAATCCCTGAATCTCCTTAATACAATCGAATCCGAGGGATTCGTCCAGATTTCAGCAACCACTCTCAAGGAAATCGGGCAGAGGGAACCACGCCTGATGGCGAAGCAAGATACATTAAACTCCCGACCGGAAATTTTCAAACGGCAGCACCTATCCATCCTTCCAATCAAAAATGGTGAATATATTATTTACCGCGATAACAAAGGGCAATCCTATTTCAAATACGATTCCTCATTTTATGGCATCCCAATAGAGATTTATGATCCCTGTCCTGATTCTGAAATCCTTGAGAGCCTGAGTATAGGTTCGATCTCAAGCGAGTTTCAGGCCATTGATTATGCAAACCTTGTCTCATTACTGAAAACATTCACCAACGAATCTCAATTGTATCTCACGATAAGAGGAAAACTTCGTTCTGGAAATTTCAATCTCCACTTACCTGACAATGATAAGCAAATTGAAGTTGATGGTGTGCAAATTGAGGTCGATTCCGGATATGAGGGTAACAACGGAATATATCTAATCGAAGCAAAGATAGGAAAACGTGATGACTTCCACATTCGACAACTCTATTATCCTTGGAAAGACTGGTCCCAAAAAACAGACAAACCTATTATTCCCATTTTCTTCGTCTATTCAAATGGCATATTTTATCTTACGAAATTCAGATTCGGAAAAGATTTTGGAGATCTTCAGATTCTTGAGTCACGATCCTTCTCGATCGATGAAGATCCCGTGTTATCTGTCAATTTCGAGGAGTTGATGGATTCCATAGTAGTGGATACATCCGAATCGGAAAGTGTTCCCTTTCCGCAGGCAAATGACCTCGATAAAATAATCGATATCATCACATCATTTAGCGAAGATTTGAAAACAAAGGAACAGATATCAGAATACTTCGAGTTTGATGAGCGCCAAGGAGATTATTACGCGAATGCCGCAATATATCTTGGTCTCCTTAGCCGAGATACTGACAATTATGGATCCTTTGCATTAACAGATTTAGGAAAGGCCATGAAGCGTTGCTCAAACCGGAGATGCAGAAACCGTCAGCTTCTAACTCAATTGTTAAAACGCTCTTCCTTCCGTTCAACAATTCTCTTGGTGAAACGTCTTGGTTTTAATCCAACGAACATCGATTTGGATGACGTGGCACGAATAATAAGGGATAATAGTCCAAGATATAATCATACCACGAGCAGAAGAAGAGCCTCTACGGTGAAAAGTTGGATGAAATGGATTTGTGAAAACATTCGGTTTGAATGA
- a CDS encoding tetratricopeptide repeat protein, whose translation MKAPSPTACLCCALILILFTSGCITKNQEYYDNQVAAEPDNAEAWCIRGMYYNNYYNQYAEAMESCNKALELDPEYGLAWFLKGVILTNMNMTDEARLCFENATRYDPALAKNVQFVVGNM comes from the coding sequence ATGAAGGCTCCGTCGCCGACCGCATGCCTCTGCTGTGCGTTGATACTTATTCTGTTTACCAGCGGCTGTATAACCAAAAACCAGGAATACTACGATAACCAGGTTGCAGCGGAGCCGGACAATGCCGAGGCGTGGTGCATCAGGGGAATGTACTACAACAATTACTACAACCAGTACGCCGAAGCAATGGAGAGCTGCAATAAGGCGCTTGAACTGGACCCGGAATACGGGCTGGCCTGGTTCCTGAAAGGAGTCATTCTGACGAATATGAATATGACCGACGAGGCAAGACTGTGTTTTGAGAACGCGACGAGATACGATCCCGCGCTGGCGAAGAATGTACAGTTCGTTGTCGGCAATATGTGA
- a CDS encoding type 1 glutamine amidotransferase, whose product MILVIDLCYRDGSLSRDEFVGPVERLLHRIGAPFTVRHYTAVGAPEIEAADAVILCGTALKDTGFAEHPELFGWLPAFERPVLGISSGMRALAAAFGGGIEPCCEIGMTDVRVLAPDPLFAGREDFPAYGVHEYAVQVPEGFLPLAASDRCVQAIRHRSLPLYGLLFHPEVRNEWVIERFLGPVTAGQ is encoded by the coding sequence ATGATCCTCGTTATCGACCTCTGCTACCGGGACGGTTCGCTCTCCCGGGACGAGTTCGTCGGGCCGGTCGAACGGCTTCTCCACAGGATCGGAGCGCCGTTCACCGTCCGCCACTACACCGCCGTCGGGGCGCCGGAGATCGAGGCCGCGGATGCGGTGATCCTCTGCGGGACGGCACTGAAAGACACCGGGTTTGCGGAGCATCCTGAACTGTTCGGGTGGCTTCCTGCGTTCGAGCGCCCGGTTCTCGGCATATCCTCCGGCATGCGGGCCCTCGCGGCGGCCTTCGGCGGCGGCATCGAGCCGTGCTGCGAGATCGGCATGACCGACGTCCGGGTGCTCGCGCCCGACCCCCTCTTTGCCGGGAGGGAGGATTTCCCCGCATACGGGGTGCACGAATATGCCGTGCAGGTGCCCGAAGGGTTCCTGCCTCTCGCCGCCTCGGACCGGTGCGTCCAGGCGATCCGGCACCGCTCGCTCCCTCTCTACGGCCTCCTCTTCCACCCGGAGGTCAGGAACGAGTGGGTCATCGAACGGTTCCTCGGGCCGGTAACGGCCGGTCAGTAA
- a CDS encoding flavodoxin domain-containing protein — MNVIVVYKSRYGSTREIAEFIAEKLREHGVQADARSVDTAPDLEGYNAVVIGSAVYMEHWMKEAAEFVRRNRTVLAERPVWLFSSGPLQLEPGASPDDPELEPKEIGEFREIIHPRDHRVFFGALDPGRLGLQHRLIRKLPAARALLPEGDFRNWDDIEAWAGDIARALGTP; from the coding sequence ATGAACGTTATCGTTGTCTACAAAAGTAGATACGGGTCTACAAGGGAGATTGCAGAGTTCATCGCCGAAAAGCTGCGGGAGCACGGCGTGCAGGCGGATGCCCGGAGCGTCGACACGGCCCCGGACCTCGAAGGGTATAACGCCGTCGTGATCGGGAGTGCCGTGTACATGGAGCACTGGATGAAGGAGGCAGCGGAGTTCGTGCGGCGGAACCGGACAGTCCTTGCCGAACGGCCGGTGTGGCTGTTCAGCAGCGGCCCGCTCCAACTCGAACCGGGAGCGAGCCCGGACGACCCGGAACTGGAGCCCAAAGAGATCGGCGAGTTCCGGGAGATCATCCACCCCCGGGACCACCGTGTCTTCTTCGGGGCACTGGACCCGGGCAGGCTCGGACTCCAGCACCGGCTGATCCGGAAGCTGCCGGCCGCCCGTGCGCTCCTTCCCGAGGGCGATTTCCGCAACTGGGACGATATCGAGGCCTGGGCCGGCGACATTGCGCGGGCGCTGGGGACTCCTTAA